Genomic segment of Rhodothermales bacterium:
GAAGTGCAGCGCGCCCTCGTCGATGGCGATGCGGATGGCGATCCATCCGGGCTCGCTGCTCGCGCCCGGACCGTGCTTGACGCTGTTCTCTACAAACGGGATGAGCAGCAGCGGCGCGATCCGCTGGCCGTCCACTTCGCCGGCCACATCCACGGTGATCTTCGTCCGCTCGTCATACCGGAGCCGCTCGAGGGCGAGATAATTCCGGATGTGCGCGATCTCGTCCGAAAGCGGCACCCGCTCGGCGTCCCCGCGATACAGCATGTAGTCCAGAATCGAGGATATCCGCAACACGACGTCCGGCACATGTTCGGACTTCGTCAGCGACAGGCCGTACAGATTATTGAGCGTATTGAACAGAAAGTGCGGGTGGATCTGGGATCGGAGCAACTGCAGCTCGGCATCCTTGAGCTTGAGTTCGACCTCCATCCGGGTCCGCTCGATCTGGGCGTTCAGCGTTTGCATCGCATACCAGCGCTTGAGCAGGTGGATGGCCGCCGCCAGAAATACGACGAGGTACATACCCACGATGACCTCCATCACATCCACCAGCCCGGGCTTCACGAACATCGCCTGGTATTGGGCCACATTGATGTAGAGGATCAACACGAGCAGCAGCTCCAGATAGAGCGTGAACAACAGCGCGTAGATGAAGTAGAGCCCGAAAAAGAAATACCGCCTCGCGAGGAGGTAACGCGGGATCAGCCAGTAATTGAGGAAATACGTCGCGGCGATCGTGATCGGGAGCAGCGCCCCGACGAAGAGGAGACTCTGGTTGTAGTTGTCCTGCCGCTGCCCGAAATAGAGGGTGTAAAAGGCCAGCACGCCGGCCCAGAAAACCAGGTGCGTCAGCACGCGGACGCGCGATGGGATATGAGAGAGGAATCGGGCCGGCATGGCAATCCATATGACGCGTGCGAGGTGCGCCTGAACCCTTTAATATAGGCCTGGCAGACCGGCGCGTCAGGGAGATGGCGCATGTCGGGCAGGATTCGACCGGTCGATGTCGGCGAACGACCTGTTTTGCAGGGGATGCGGCGCTCGGAGCCCGGCGCCGGTCGATCGCCAAGGCACGAGACGTATCCGGCGGCGACCGGGCGTCTGATCGCTATTCGCTTGCACGGCGGCACGGGACGTTCCAACTTCCAGCCACGTAGACGGAAATCCAAGCGGTTGCCGTGCACAGTTCAACGATCACCAAACCGACGAAAACGCCATGCTAGACCTCTTTTACGCCGGCGGACAACCCTTCATGTCCATCCTCACCCTCCTGGCCATCGGTGCGCTCGTCACGGCGCTCAAGAAAGGCAATGACCTCTTCCTGCAGGGCGCACAACCCGGAGCGTCCCACACGCCGGCGATCAACCTCGTCCTGCAACTCGGCCTCCTCGCCTTTTTTATGGGG
This window contains:
- a CDS encoding histidine kinase, which encodes MPARFLSHIPSRVRVLTHLVFWAGVLAFYTLYFGQRQDNYNQSLLFVGALLPITIAATYFLNYWLIPRYLLARRYFFFGLYFIYALLFTLYLELLLVLILYINVAQYQAMFVKPGLVDVMEVIVGMYLVVFLAAAIHLLKRWYAMQTLNAQIERTRMEVELKLKDAELQLLRSQIHPHFLFNTLNNLYGLSLTKSEHVPDVVLRISSILDYMLYRGDAERVPLSDEIAHIRNYLALERLRYDERTKITVDVAGEVDGQRIAPLLLIPFVENSVKHGPGASSEPGWIAIRIAIDEGALHFAIENSTPERASAPTRPDGIGLQNVRRRLELLYPDAHRLTIADEPRRFRVELTLELDA